From a region of the Pecten maximus chromosome 18, xPecMax1.1, whole genome shotgun sequence genome:
- the LOC117317077 gene encoding serine/threonine-protein phosphatase 6 regulatory ankyrin repeat subunit B-like, with protein sequence MLSITTLTRKPKKPEHMSDNERRSGSDLHNNQVLGHDPKNEAISMMGMLKRDEEALTEHIKDLIKYRKDYAKTVFTTDVEGWTPFHAFALRGCRKLVKLSLKAGVEVDLEMGQPDGLPGGCSALHLASHRGDVSIIDILIANGAGVNKKDNTERTPIFYASRANNTLAVKRLARAGADVSLCDPEHKPSVDDISSSPFCFLPFVGQRRKSDK encoded by the coding sequence ATGCTGAGCATCACCACCCTAACACGGAAACCAAAGAAACCGGAACACATGTCGGACAATGAGAGGAGAAGCGGGTCCGATCTCCATAACAACCAGGTGCTGGGACACGACCCTAAAAATGAGGCCATCTCAATGATGGGGATGCTGAAGCGAGATGAGGAAGCTCTCACAGAGCACATTAAAGATTTGATTAAATACCGTAAAGACTATGCAAAAACAGTGTTCACGACGGACGTGGAGGGTTGGACCCCATTCCACGCATTTGCTTTACGTGGCTGTCGTAAGCTTGTGAAACTCAGTTTGAAAGCGGGGGTGGAGGTGGACTTAGAAATGGGACAGCCAGACGGTCTCCCAGGCGGCTGTTCCGCCTTACATCTAGCCTCCCACCGCGGTGACGTCAGTATTATTGACATTCTTATCGCCAATGGCGCGGGTGTTAACAAAAAGGACAACACCGAGAGAACGCCTATATTTTATGCATCCCGTGCTAATAATACACTCGCGGTGAAAAGACTCGCACGTGCAGGTGCTGACGTTAGTTTATGTGACCCAGAACACAAACCTTCAGTCGACGATATATCTTCATCTCCTTTTTGTTTTCTTCCGTTTGTTGGACAAAGGCGGAAGTCGGATAAATAG